A region of Pan troglodytes isolate AG18354 chromosome 23, NHGRI_mPanTro3-v2.0_pri, whole genome shotgun sequence DNA encodes the following proteins:
- the GRAMD4 gene encoding GRAM domain-containing protein 4 isoform X6 has protein sequence MATGVQDFNRTEFDRLNEIKGHLEIALLEKHFLQEELRKLREETNAEMLRQELDRERQRRMELEQKVQEVLKARTEEQMAQQPPKGQAQASNGAERRSQGLSSRLQKWFYERFGEYVEDFRFQPEENTVETEEPLSARRLTENMRRLKRGAKPVTNFVKNLSALSDWYSVYTSAIAFTVYMNAVWHGWAIPLFLFLAILRLSLNYLIARGWRIQWSIVPEVSEPVEPPKEDLTVSEKFQLVLDVAQKAQNLFGKMADILEKIKNLFMWVQPEITQKLYVALWAAFLASCFFPYRLVGLAVGLYAGIKFFLIDFIFKRCPRLRAKYDTPYIIWRSLPTDPQLKERSSAAVSRRLQTTSSRSYVPSAPAGLGKEEDAGRFHSTKKGNFHEIFNLTENERPLAVCENGWRCCLINRDRKMPTDYIRNGVLYVTENYLCFESSKSGSSKRNKVIKLVDITDIQKYKVLSVLPGSGMGIAVSTPSTQKPLVFGAMVHRDEAFETILSQYIKITSAAASGGDS, from the exons AGGAGGAGCTCCGGAAGCTGCGAGAAGAAACCAACGCGGAGATGCTGCGGCAGGAGCTGGACCGGGAGCGGCAGCGGCGGATGGAGCTGGAGCAGAAGGTGCAGGAGGTGCTGAAGGCCAG AACCGAGGAGCAGATGGCTCAGCAGCCCCCAAAAGGGCAGGCCCAGGCCAGCAATGGAGCAG AGCGCCGGAGCCAGGGGCTGTCCTCGCGCCTGCAGAAGTGGTTCTACGAGCGGTTCGGGGAGTACGTGGAGGACTTCCGGTTCCAGCCCGAGGAGAACACCGTGGAGACAGAGGAACCCCTGAGCGCCCGCAG GTTAACTGAAAATATGAGACGGCTCA AGCGCGGTGCCAAGCCGGTCACTAACTTTGTGAAGAACCTCTCTGCCTTATCCGACTGGTACTCCGTCTACACGTCTGCCATTGCCTTCACC GTGTACATGAATGCCGTGTGGCATGGCTGGGCCATCCCATTGTTCTTATTTCTAGCAATTCTGAGGTTATCCCTCAATTACCTCATCGCCAG GGGGTGGCGGATACAGTGGAGCATCGTGCCTGAAGTGTCTGAGCCCGTG GAACCTCCAAAGGAAGACCTGACTGTGTCTGAGAAGTTCCAGCTGGTGCTGGACGTCGCCCAGAAAGCCCAG AACCTTTTCGGGAAGATGGCTGACATCCTGGAGAAGATCAAGAA CTTGTTCATGTGGGTCCAGCCGGAGATCACACAGAAGCTGTATGTGGCGCTCTGGGCTGCCTTCCTGGCCTCCTGCTTCTTCCCCTACCGCCTGGTGGGGCTTGCCGTGG GACTCTATGCTGGTATCAAGTTCTTCCTCATTGATTTCATCTTTAAACGCTGCCCGAGGCTGCGTGCCAAGTACGACACGCCCTATATCATCTGGAGGAGTCTCCCCACCGACCCGCAGCTCAAGGAGCGCTCCAGCGCCGCAGTCTCACGCAGG CTGCAGACGACCTCGTCACGGAGCTACGTACCCAGCGCACCGGCCGGCCTGGGTAAAGAGGAGGACGCCGGCCGCTTCCACAGCACCAAGAAGGGCAATTTCCACGAGATCTTCAATCTGACAGAAAACGAGCGTCCGCTGGCGG TGTGCGAGAATGGCTGGCGCTGCTGCCTCATCAACAGGGACCGGAAGATGCCCACGGACTACATCAGGAACGGGGTGCTCTACGTCACGGAGAA TTACTTGTGCTTCGAAAGCTCCAAATCTGGGTCCTCAAAGAGGAACAAAGTCATCAAGCTAGTGGACATCACGGACATCCAGAAG TACAAGGTCCTGTCtgtcctcccaggctcaggcatgGGGATTGCCGTGTCGACGCCATCCACCCAGAAA CCGCTCGTGTTTGGTGCCATGGTGCACAGGGATGAGGCCTTCGAGACCATTCTCAGCCAGTACATCAAGATCACCTCAGCGGCAGCGTCTGGCGGGGACAGCTAG
- the GRAMD4 gene encoding GRAM domain-containing protein 4 isoform X7, which yields MLRQELDRERQRRMELEQKVQEVLKARTEEQMAQQPPKGQAQASNGAERRSQGLSSRLQKWFYERFGEYVEDFRFQPEENTVETEEPLSARRLTENMRRLKRGAKPVTNFVKNLSALSDWYSVYTSAIAFTVYMNAVWHGWAIPLFLFLAILRLSLNYLIARGWRIQWSIVPEVSEPVEPPKEDLTVSEKFQLVLDVAQKAQNLFGKMADILEKIKNLFMWVQPEITQKLYVALWAAFLASCFFPYRLVGLAVGLYAGIKFFLIDFIFKRCPRLRAKYDTPYIIWRSLPTDPQLKERSSAAVSRRLQTTSSRSYVPSAPAGLGKEEDAGRFHSTKKGNFHEIFNLTENERPLAVCENGWRCCLINRDRKMPTDYIRNGVLYVTENYLCFESSKSGSSKRNKVIKLVDITDIQKYKVLSVLPGSGMGIAVSTPSTQKPLVFGAMVHRDEAFETILSQYIKITSAAASGGDS from the exons ATGCTGCGGCAGGAGCTGGACCGGGAGCGGCAGCGGCGGATGGAGCTGGAGCAGAAGGTGCAGGAGGTGCTGAAGGCCAG AACCGAGGAGCAGATGGCTCAGCAGCCCCCAAAAGGGCAGGCCCAGGCCAGCAATGGAGCAG AGCGCCGGAGCCAGGGGCTGTCCTCGCGCCTGCAGAAGTGGTTCTACGAGCGGTTCGGGGAGTACGTGGAGGACTTCCGGTTCCAGCCCGAGGAGAACACCGTGGAGACAGAGGAACCCCTGAGCGCCCGCAG GTTAACTGAAAATATGAGACGGCTCA AGCGCGGTGCCAAGCCGGTCACTAACTTTGTGAAGAACCTCTCTGCCTTATCCGACTGGTACTCCGTCTACACGTCTGCCATTGCCTTCACC GTGTACATGAATGCCGTGTGGCATGGCTGGGCCATCCCATTGTTCTTATTTCTAGCAATTCTGAGGTTATCCCTCAATTACCTCATCGCCAG GGGGTGGCGGATACAGTGGAGCATCGTGCCTGAAGTGTCTGAGCCCGTG GAACCTCCAAAGGAAGACCTGACTGTGTCTGAGAAGTTCCAGCTGGTGCTGGACGTCGCCCAGAAAGCCCAG AACCTTTTCGGGAAGATGGCTGACATCCTGGAGAAGATCAAGAA CTTGTTCATGTGGGTCCAGCCGGAGATCACACAGAAGCTGTATGTGGCGCTCTGGGCTGCCTTCCTGGCCTCCTGCTTCTTCCCCTACCGCCTGGTGGGGCTTGCCGTGG GACTCTATGCTGGTATCAAGTTCTTCCTCATTGATTTCATCTTTAAACGCTGCCCGAGGCTGCGTGCCAAGTACGACACGCCCTATATCATCTGGAGGAGTCTCCCCACCGACCCGCAGCTCAAGGAGCGCTCCAGCGCCGCAGTCTCACGCAGG CTGCAGACGACCTCGTCACGGAGCTACGTACCCAGCGCACCGGCCGGCCTGGGTAAAGAGGAGGACGCCGGCCGCTTCCACAGCACCAAGAAGGGCAATTTCCACGAGATCTTCAATCTGACAGAAAACGAGCGTCCGCTGGCGG TGTGCGAGAATGGCTGGCGCTGCTGCCTCATCAACAGGGACCGGAAGATGCCCACGGACTACATCAGGAACGGGGTGCTCTACGTCACGGAGAA TTACTTGTGCTTCGAAAGCTCCAAATCTGGGTCCTCAAAGAGGAACAAAGTCATCAAGCTAGTGGACATCACGGACATCCAGAAG TACAAGGTCCTGTCtgtcctcccaggctcaggcatgGGGATTGCCGTGTCGACGCCATCCACCCAGAAA CCGCTCGTGTTTGGTGCCATGGTGCACAGGGATGAGGCCTTCGAGACCATTCTCAGCCAGTACATCAAGATCACCTCAGCGGCAGCGTCTGGCGGGGACAGCTAG
- the LOC129138476 gene encoding uncharacterized protein LOC129138476: MQRGPASGGPREGPPRQRWEGCWGLHTCLITAARLRQSGWEHDLGVCSGSTDDKLWKLAVCKALASLLVLKCQIPMLYIDAKCLTQPGLGAVRRKLAIRGGGAVPGLRQDSSDAGPEVCTRGPDLSLSFLHTEFSIFIEHLVLLSQSSVNCVSDVCLLSRSHDGSLVSSAARGLRRPEDSSRKAFLPRSPGHPSIVYYVLV; this comes from the coding sequence ATGCAACGTGGCCCTGCTTCAGGTGGTCCGCGGGAGGGGCCTCCACGCCAGCGCTGGGAAGGCTGCTGGGGCCTCCACACCTGCCTCATCACGGCGGCGAGGCTACGACAATCCGGCTGGGAGCATGACCTTGGCGTCTGTTCTGGGAGCACAGATGATAAGCTCTGGAAGCTGGCAGTGTGTAAAGCACTGGCAAGTTTGTTAGTGTTAAAATGTCAAATACCAATGCTTTATATCGACGCGAAGTGCTTAACACAGCCGGGCTTGGGGGCAGTCAGGAGGAAGCTGGCCATCCGTGGAGGAGGGGCCGTTCCTGGCCTCCGGCAGGATTCCTCTGATGCAGGCCCTGAAGTCTGTACACGTGGTCCAGATTTGTCCTTGTCTTTTCTTCACACTGAGTTCtctatatttattgaacatcttgTCCTTTTAAGCCAGAGTAGTGTAAACTGCGTCTCGGATGTCTGTCTTTTGTCTCGAAGCCACGATGGATCGCTGGTTTCCTCTGCAGCGCGAGGGCTCCGGCGACCAGAGGATTCTTCCCGGAAGGCATTCCTGCCGCGCTCCCCGGGGCACCCCTCAATTGTGTACTACGTCCTTGTTTAG